A single Luteolibacter arcticus DNA region contains:
- a CDS encoding ATP-dependent helicase, whose product MAGGFSFDSLNKAQRDAVASLDGPVLILAGAGTGKTRTVTCRISNMLEVGIPPENILAVTFTNKAAAEMKERIGGMVSKKKAEQMTVCTFHSLCVRLLRGGIDKLGYKKNFSICSGSDQVGIMKQLVVRMGGSDEKVKAEAVLAEISRAKNRGIPPEDLEDDFFSSLGVAYQNELRAQNAVDFDDLLLLAEQLLREHHDVRDYFRSVYLRVTVDEFQDTNGLQMKLLQQLVGPPYHVCVVGDDDQSIYGFRGAESANILEFERFFPSPKIILLEENYRSTHAILHTANSLIRRNVGRREKSLKSTIAGGEPVRLVGMPGDEEEAVFIAEEILADKARGNLPWEHFAVLFRTNKQSRKIEEALRERKIPYRMVGAQSFYDRREVKDALAYTALLDDPEADVPLLRILNSPPRGIGQATAMLATDYSREIGASVWRALTDEGFLSQLGTKARNSIETFTTQILTAKMKVDARVMPANHVLRELLDEMEYLPWLERGCKTDNEKQQRGEGLSEVFSELAKAIERGKSLRKFLDDSALASDREDDDLEKKSGATLITLHASKGLEFPSVFLVGLEEGVLPHQRSVTEGTKDEERRLLYVGITRAQQKLAMTYCTVRMKWGQEQSCQPSSFIPELDEEYLIHTTYDDIMGAEADDEELGNFFGSLKGFLDS is encoded by the coding sequence ATGGCAGGTGGCTTTTCTTTCGACTCGCTCAACAAGGCCCAAAGGGATGCCGTGGCCTCGCTTGATGGCCCGGTTCTGATCCTGGCCGGGGCCGGTACGGGCAAGACCCGCACCGTGACCTGCCGCATCTCGAACATGCTCGAGGTGGGCATCCCACCCGAAAACATCCTCGCGGTGACATTCACGAACAAGGCCGCCGCCGAAATGAAGGAGCGTATCGGCGGCATGGTCTCGAAGAAGAAGGCGGAGCAGATGACCGTCTGCACCTTCCACTCGCTGTGCGTGCGCTTGCTGCGCGGGGGCATCGACAAGCTCGGCTACAAGAAGAACTTCTCGATCTGCAGCGGCAGCGACCAGGTGGGGATCATGAAGCAACTCGTGGTCCGCATGGGCGGCAGCGACGAGAAGGTGAAGGCGGAAGCGGTGCTCGCGGAGATCTCGCGCGCGAAGAACCGCGGCATCCCGCCGGAGGATCTGGAGGACGACTTCTTCTCCTCGCTCGGGGTCGCGTATCAGAACGAACTGCGCGCGCAGAACGCGGTCGATTTCGATGACCTGCTCCTGCTCGCCGAGCAACTGCTGCGCGAGCACCACGATGTCCGCGACTATTTCCGCAGCGTTTATCTGCGCGTCACCGTCGATGAGTTCCAGGACACGAACGGCCTGCAGATGAAGCTGCTCCAGCAGCTTGTCGGCCCGCCGTATCATGTCTGCGTGGTCGGTGATGACGATCAGTCGATCTATGGCTTCCGCGGTGCGGAGAGCGCGAACATCCTGGAATTCGAGCGCTTCTTCCCGAGCCCGAAGATCATCCTGCTGGAGGAGAACTACCGCTCCACGCACGCGATCCTTCACACGGCGAACAGCCTGATCCGCCGCAACGTGGGGCGGCGCGAGAAGTCGCTCAAGTCGACCATCGCCGGTGGTGAGCCGGTGCGGCTTGTCGGCATGCCGGGTGATGAGGAAGAGGCGGTTTTCATCGCCGAGGAAATTCTGGCCGACAAGGCGCGCGGCAATCTGCCGTGGGAGCACTTCGCGGTGCTCTTCCGCACCAACAAGCAGAGCCGCAAGATTGAGGAAGCACTTCGCGAGCGGAAGATCCCGTACCGCATGGTCGGTGCGCAGAGCTTCTACGATCGCCGCGAGGTGAAGGATGCCTTGGCCTATACGGCGCTGCTGGATGACCCGGAGGCCGACGTGCCCTTGTTGCGCATTTTGAATTCGCCGCCGCGCGGCATCGGCCAAGCGACGGCGATGCTGGCCACCGACTACAGCCGCGAGATCGGCGCGAGCGTGTGGCGCGCTCTAACAGACGAAGGTTTCCTCAGCCAGCTCGGCACCAAGGCCCGCAACTCGATCGAGACCTTCACCACGCAGATCCTCACCGCGAAGATGAAGGTCGATGCGAGGGTGATGCCGGCCAACCACGTCCTGAGGGAGCTGCTGGATGAGATGGAGTACCTCCCGTGGCTCGAGCGCGGCTGCAAGACGGACAACGAGAAGCAGCAGCGAGGCGAAGGCCTGAGCGAAGTCTTTTCCGAACTGGCCAAGGCGATCGAGCGCGGCAAGAGCTTGCGGAAATTCCTCGATGACAGCGCGCTCGCTTCCGACCGCGAGGATGACGACCTTGAAAAGAAGAGCGGTGCCACGTTGATCACGCTGCATGCCTCGAAGGGCCTGGAATTTCCCAGCGTGTTCCTGGTGGGCCTCGAAGAAGGCGTGCTGCCGCACCAGCGCAGCGTGACCGAAGGGACGAAGGACGAAGAGCGTCGCCTTCTCTACGTGGGCATTACCCGCGCCCAGCAGAAGCTGGCGATGACCTACTGTACCGTTCGAATGAAGTGGGGTCAGGAGCAGTCCTGCCAGCCGAGCAGCTTCATCCCGGAGCTCGACGAAGAGTATCTCATTCACACCACCTACGACGACATCATGGGTGCCGAGGCGGATGACGAGGAACTCGGTAATTTCTTTGGCAGCTTGAAGGGCTTCCTGGATAGCTGA
- a CDS encoding AbrB/MazE/SpoVT family DNA-binding domain-containing protein encodes MRGRMEARHGDLGNARDQSHGNGIDFAISNGIFSAMKTKLTMDKAGRIILPKPIRDMMHLTAGSKLEAEVVGGQLQINAEEDEDPPYKMVDGIMVIIGGGPTPGGLAKAIRDERDAMADRSKRTR; translated from the coding sequence ATGCGCGGGCGGATGGAAGCGCGGCACGGGGACCTTGGCAATGCGCGCGACCAATCTCACGGAAATGGCATCGACTTTGCCATTTCCAATGGCATTTTTTCTGCCATGAAGACGAAGCTCACCATGGACAAGGCGGGACGCATCATCCTGCCCAAGCCGATCCGCGACATGATGCACCTGACCGCAGGCTCCAAGCTCGAGGCCGAGGTGGTCGGCGGACAATTGCAAATCAACGCTGAAGAAGATGAAGATCCCCCTTACAAAATGGTGGACGGCATCATGGTAATCATAGGCGGAGGACCCACCCCTGGAGGACTTGCAAAGGCGATCCGCGACGAGCGCGATGCGATGGCCGACCGAAGCAAGCGCACCCGATGA
- a CDS encoding PIN domain-containing protein encodes MIYFDSTVLVGATREDEPHHLACLAALKGGGCTSNHAMLEAFSILTGGRSLRKYSPAFAARLVSVSFEKQLQSISLSWPETHAMLAETQARGIRGGAIYDYQHLVCARKAGAEVLLTLNSRDFLSFAREGDPLIKSPA; translated from the coding sequence ATGATCTACTTCGATTCCACCGTGCTGGTCGGCGCGACTCGCGAGGACGAGCCTCACCATCTAGCCTGTCTCGCAGCCCTCAAGGGAGGAGGATGCACCTCCAATCACGCCATGCTGGAGGCATTCTCGATTCTCACCGGGGGCAGAAGCTTGCGAAAGTATTCGCCGGCTTTCGCCGCCCGCCTTGTGAGCGTTTCCTTTGAAAAGCAGCTTCAATCCATTTCGCTGAGTTGGCCGGAAACCCACGCGATGCTGGCCGAAACCCAAGCCCGCGGCATCCGCGGCGGCGCGATCTACGACTACCAGCACCTCGTGTGTGCCCGCAAGGCCGGCGCGGAAGTGCTGCTCACGCTCAACTCCCGCGATTTCCTTTCTTTTGCCCGCGAAGGAGATCCCTTGATCAAATCTCCAGCTTGA
- a CDS encoding glycoside hydrolase family 16 protein, whose amino-acid sequence MKFYAILLLSASLAHAQTPAQTPAPAGWKLVWSDEFNGKEIDFSKWGVEENGHGGGNGELQYYVDRPENLRIEDGHLVIEAKKEKFNAAGVQKDYTSGRLRTKRRASWLYGRFEMRAKLPTGRGIWPAFWMLPTKDAYGGWAASGEIDIMELVGHEPSKAHGTLHHGGTWPKNVHTGTPFELKKGTFADDFHTFAAEWEKGEIRWYVDGELYQTQTKWSSTGGQFPAPFDQPFYLVLNVAVGGGWPGPPDAKTVFPQRMTVDWVRVYQRP is encoded by the coding sequence ATGAAATTTTATGCAATTCTCCTCCTCTCCGCCAGCCTCGCCCACGCGCAGACCCCGGCCCAAACCCCAGCCCCGGCCGGCTGGAAGCTCGTCTGGTCCGATGAATTCAACGGCAAGGAGATCGATTTCTCGAAATGGGGCGTCGAGGAAAACGGCCACGGCGGCGGCAATGGCGAGCTGCAGTATTACGTGGACCGGCCCGAAAATCTCCGCATCGAAGACGGCCACCTCGTGATCGAGGCCAAAAAGGAGAAGTTCAACGCCGCCGGGGTCCAAAAGGACTACACCTCCGGCCGCCTGCGGACCAAGCGCCGGGCGAGCTGGCTCTACGGCCGCTTTGAAATGCGGGCCAAGCTACCCACCGGCCGCGGCATTTGGCCGGCTTTCTGGATGCTCCCGACAAAGGACGCCTACGGCGGTTGGGCGGCCAGCGGCGAGATCGATATCATGGAGTTGGTCGGCCACGAGCCATCGAAGGCCCACGGCACCCTCCACCACGGCGGCACCTGGCCGAAGAACGTCCACACCGGCACGCCCTTCGAATTGAAGAAAGGCACCTTCGCCGACGACTTCCACACCTTCGCCGCCGAGTGGGAAAAGGGCGAAATCCGCTGGTATGTCGATGGCGAGCTCTACCAGACCCAGACGAAATGGAGCAGCACCGGTGGCCAGTTCCCCGCGCCCTTCGACCAGCCGTTCTACCTCGTGCTGAATGTCGCCGTCGGCGGCGGCTGGCCGGGGCCTCCCGACGCCAAGACCGTCTTCCCCCAGCGGATGACGGTCGATTGGGTGCGCGTTTACCAGCGGCCCTGA
- a CDS encoding zinc metallopeptidase, which yields MIFETVSLLAQQQSSPIGVGYWVIIGASMLVSMLISGMLKKRFNQYSQIPIRLTGAQVAEAMLRQNGINDVQVIHTPGHLTDHYDPIRKTVNLSEPVYQMNSVAAAAVAAHECGHAIQHQQAYAWLAFRSKMVPAVQFASTIQQYLMFGAMLGAGLFHSVTMLWIWVAVFAVTALFAVITLPVEFDASKRAMVWLEKSGIANQMEHDRAKNALFWAAMTYVAGAVGAIAQLLYLVSMLMGRRNE from the coding sequence ATGATTTTCGAGACAGTCTCTCTCCTCGCTCAGCAGCAGTCGTCGCCGATTGGCGTGGGCTACTGGGTGATCATCGGGGCGTCGATGCTGGTTAGCATGCTGATCAGCGGGATGCTGAAGAAGCGTTTCAACCAGTATTCGCAGATTCCGATCCGCCTGACCGGCGCGCAGGTCGCCGAGGCGATGCTGCGCCAGAACGGCATCAACGACGTGCAGGTGATCCACACGCCCGGCCACCTGACCGACCACTACGACCCGATCCGCAAGACGGTGAACCTCAGTGAGCCGGTGTATCAGATGAATTCCGTCGCTGCCGCGGCGGTGGCAGCGCACGAGTGCGGCCACGCGATCCAGCACCAGCAGGCCTACGCGTGGCTGGCTTTCCGCTCGAAGATGGTGCCGGCGGTGCAGTTCGCGAGCACGATCCAGCAGTACCTGATGTTCGGCGCGATGCTGGGGGCGGGTTTGTTCCACAGCGTCACGATGCTGTGGATCTGGGTGGCGGTATTCGCCGTCACGGCCTTGTTCGCGGTGATCACGCTGCCGGTGGAGTTTGACGCGAGCAAGCGGGCGATGGTGTGGCTCGAGAAGAGCGGGATCGCGAACCAGATGGAGCACGACCGGGCCAAGAATGCCCTCTTCTGGGCGGCCATGACCTACGTCGCCGGCGCGGTCGGGGCGATCGCGCAGTTGCTCTACCTGGTTTCGATGCTGATGGGCCGGCGCAACGAGTGA
- a CDS encoding SDR family oxidoreductase, whose product MKHVLITGCTRGLGLAMARAFAAKGWTVSGCGTNPIRVDVLSAELGEKHRILCTDVTSEADITAFANDILAGPGAPDLLLNNAAIINRSAPLWEVPADEFSRVIDVNLKGIHHVLCAFLPAMIARGSGVVVNFSSGWGRSTAPEVAPYCCTKWGVEGLTQSLAQELPPGLAAVALNPGIIDTDMLQSCFGESSGDFPNPADWAVKAVPFLENLGPNDNGQALTAP is encoded by the coding sequence GTGAAGCACGTTCTCATCACCGGTTGCACCCGCGGCCTCGGACTCGCCATGGCCCGGGCCTTCGCGGCAAAGGGCTGGACCGTCTCCGGTTGCGGCACGAATCCCATCCGCGTTGACGTCCTTTCCGCCGAGCTGGGCGAAAAACACCGCATCCTCTGTACCGATGTCACATCGGAGGCGGACATCACCGCCTTCGCCAATGACATCCTCGCCGGCCCCGGTGCCCCGGACCTCCTGCTCAACAACGCCGCCATCATCAACCGCAGCGCCCCCCTGTGGGAGGTGCCGGCCGACGAATTCTCGCGGGTCATCGACGTCAATCTCAAGGGCATCCACCACGTCCTCTGCGCCTTTTTGCCCGCCATGATCGCCCGCGGCAGCGGCGTGGTCGTCAATTTCTCCTCCGGCTGGGGTCGCTCCACCGCCCCCGAAGTCGCCCCCTACTGCTGCACCAAGTGGGGCGTCGAGGGCCTCACCCAATCCCTCGCCCAGGAACTCCCCCCCGGCCTCGCCGCAGTCGCCCTCAATCCCGGCATCATCGACACCGACATGCTCCAAAGCTGCTTCGGTGAATCCTCCGGAGATTTCCCGAACCCCGCGGATTGGGCAGTGAAAGCAGTTCCCTTCCTCGAAAACCTCGGCCCGAATGACAACGGGCAGGCGCTGACGGCCCCGTGA
- a CDS encoding DUF6891 domain-containing protein, producing the protein MKLPDDTLSEIATYAQAGFYDRDEIIEIFLEELYAPDELNPEMVEAAVDEALTNHKKEQENWPPVTDCDRLKTAFNALNERGVIAMHNAGTTQSDGYSDFLEALDSVPDKSKIVGYCFYHWQDVERAVNGEGLYLAFGPTRSKEEKTRGPEVGELVRTALEQAGLHVDWNGSFDQRIMVPKFDWKHR; encoded by the coding sequence ATGAAGCTTCCAGACGACACCCTCAGCGAAATCGCGACCTATGCGCAGGCGGGTTTTTATGATCGTGACGAAATCATCGAGATCTTCCTCGAGGAACTCTACGCGCCCGACGAACTGAATCCGGAAATGGTGGAAGCTGCGGTCGATGAGGCCCTTACGAACCACAAGAAGGAGCAAGAGAATTGGCCACCGGTAACCGACTGCGACCGCCTCAAGACCGCTTTCAACGCCTTGAACGAACGAGGCGTGATCGCGATGCACAATGCTGGAACCACCCAAAGCGACGGCTACTCGGATTTCCTGGAAGCGCTCGACAGCGTTCCGGACAAATCGAAGATCGTCGGCTACTGCTTCTACCATTGGCAAGACGTTGAACGCGCTGTAAATGGAGAGGGGCTCTACCTCGCCTTCGGTCCGACCCGTTCCAAGGAGGAAAAGACGCGAGGGCCGGAGGTCGGGGAGTTAGTGAGGACTGCACTGGAACAAGCTGGCCTTCACGTCGATTGGAATGGCTCCTTCGACCAAAGAATCATGGTTCCGAAATTCGATTGGAAGCACCGGTGA
- a CDS encoding nucleotide-binding protein, which produces MTTPTSARPVVFVGSSVEGLSIARALQQNLDHEAEVILWSQGVFGLSEGGLESLVDRLSLFDFAILVLTPDDLTTSRETDAQSPRDNVVFELGLFMGSLGRSRTFIVYDRTAKLKLPSDLAGVNPATYAPPSAGSLQSALGACSAEILNAIQTKGRKERPDDVSGSHIDQATQFKVIAGLLEPAAWQFFILMREAGATLRREEWISLGVRYEYAIQSEVQYGTGSGYFGTNKLCQRLADADLLSADLRGRVSLTERGRAFAEWLGESGYRAQYFWSDIGTWGERPPEVMGETPHPRDMPRQPLTE; this is translated from the coding sequence ATGACAACCCCCACTAGCGCTCGCCCAGTTGTATTCGTCGGCTCCTCTGTTGAAGGTCTTTCGATTGCACGTGCCCTCCAACAAAACTTGGACCACGAAGCGGAGGTCATCTTGTGGAGCCAAGGTGTGTTTGGGCTGAGTGAAGGCGGCCTCGAAAGCCTAGTCGATCGTCTGAGTCTTTTTGATTTCGCCATCCTTGTCCTAACTCCCGACGACCTTACTACGAGCAGAGAGACTGACGCCCAGTCTCCTCGGGACAATGTAGTCTTTGAACTCGGCTTGTTCATGGGGAGCTTGGGGCGGAGTCGAACCTTCATCGTGTATGATCGCACCGCGAAGCTAAAACTTCCTTCAGATCTTGCGGGAGTGAATCCAGCTACCTACGCGCCGCCGAGCGCAGGGTCATTGCAGTCTGCGTTGGGAGCGTGTTCCGCTGAAATCCTCAATGCCATCCAGACCAAGGGAAGGAAGGAGCGTCCCGACGATGTCAGCGGCTCGCATATCGATCAGGCGACACAGTTCAAGGTCATTGCAGGTCTTCTCGAGCCCGCGGCGTGGCAGTTCTTCATTTTGATGAGAGAAGCCGGAGCTACTCTTCGGCGCGAAGAATGGATTTCGTTGGGAGTTCGATACGAATATGCCATCCAGTCCGAGGTTCAGTACGGAACGGGCAGTGGCTATTTCGGCACTAACAAGCTCTGCCAGCGTCTGGCAGATGCCGACCTTTTGTCCGCTGATTTGCGAGGACGAGTTAGCCTCACTGAGCGCGGTCGCGCCTTTGCTGAATGGCTAGGAGAATCAGGCTACCGGGCACAGTACTTCTGGAGTGACATCGGCACCTGGGGCGAGCGACCACCCGAAGTGATGGGCGAGACTCCGCATCCACGCGACATGCCACGCCAACCGCTGACGGAGTAA
- a CDS encoding methyltransferase domain-containing protein — MERRTMSEGILKSSPDSTVLVRSLIAAGGLVLLLILGSTVTAGWYLRDSSGPEITGVRSPIVLAALVATIALTTANLLLRWVRWHFLTRRLGARLAAKTSVRVWFATLPALLTPFYLGELARGALLFRKTPGALRLCFRMWLIERGLDAFAVGALWAIGAGQWPWAALFLGIGWLICSALLRFRTGNAPEVNRHWHASLLLALSCAGWLLPAASMWLVVTACGGSADGFTALRAFASGTLLGGISGIPLGTGVAGSISIFRLIDAGVADSVAISALTVFRAGTAWYAVLLGGVLAFTWRHQLRRLWSNLDDGPSHFDELADDYRGQIPEHVRGKLLERKISMMTSALPAPDANYQPRGLDLGCGHGWYACEMARAGYAMTGVDLSAEQIANAKEHAREEGCELEVMTASATELPFPDASFDFVYSINVLHHIEDPQAQAQSFLEIVRVLKPGGKFFLHEINVENPLFRLYMSYLFPVIRDIDEGTERWIRPSQLPQVEGGNWQREVRYFTFLPDFIPSPVLKAFAGVERALEQSFMASWSAHYMAVLSPDPREAA, encoded by the coding sequence ATGGAGCGCCGCACAATGTCCGAGGGTATTCTCAAATCCTCCCCCGACTCGACGGTACTGGTGCGTTCGTTGATCGCGGCGGGGGGCTTGGTGCTGCTTTTGATTCTGGGAAGCACGGTCACGGCAGGCTGGTACCTGCGCGACAGCTCCGGTCCCGAAATCACCGGCGTTCGCTCTCCCATCGTTCTAGCAGCGCTGGTCGCGACCATCGCCCTGACCACCGCGAATCTACTCCTCCGCTGGGTCCGCTGGCATTTCCTCACGCGGCGCTTGGGCGCGCGGCTGGCGGCCAAGACCAGCGTGCGTGTCTGGTTTGCCACCCTGCCGGCACTGCTCACGCCCTTCTATCTGGGAGAACTGGCGCGTGGGGCACTGCTTTTCCGGAAAACGCCCGGGGCGCTTCGCCTCTGTTTCCGCATGTGGCTGATCGAGCGCGGCCTCGATGCCTTTGCCGTCGGCGCGCTGTGGGCGATCGGGGCAGGCCAGTGGCCTTGGGCAGCCCTCTTCCTGGGGATCGGCTGGCTGATCTGCTCCGCGCTCCTCCGCTTCCGCACCGGCAATGCCCCAGAGGTGAATCGCCACTGGCACGCTTCCCTGCTCTTGGCCCTGTCATGCGCCGGCTGGCTGCTGCCCGCAGCGTCCATGTGGCTGGTCGTGACGGCCTGCGGCGGTTCTGCCGATGGCTTCACCGCGCTCCGCGCCTTTGCCTCCGGCACCCTGCTGGGCGGGATCAGCGGGATCCCCCTCGGCACCGGGGTGGCCGGGTCCATTTCCATCTTCCGCCTGATCGATGCCGGGGTCGCGGATTCCGTGGCCATTTCCGCCCTCACGGTCTTCCGCGCCGGGACGGCCTGGTATGCGGTCCTGCTCGGCGGCGTGCTGGCCTTCACCTGGCGGCACCAGTTGCGCAGGCTGTGGTCGAACCTCGACGACGGCCCGTCTCACTTCGACGAACTCGCCGATGACTACCGCGGCCAGATCCCCGAGCACGTCCGCGGCAAATTGCTCGAGCGGAAGATCTCGATGATGACCTCCGCCCTGCCCGCCCCCGACGCCAATTATCAGCCACGGGGCCTCGACCTCGGCTGCGGCCACGGCTGGTACGCCTGCGAAATGGCCCGTGCCGGCTACGCCATGACCGGCGTGGACCTCTCCGCCGAACAGATCGCGAACGCCAAGGAGCACGCCCGCGAGGAAGGCTGCGAGCTGGAGGTCATGACCGCCAGCGCCACCGAACTGCCCTTCCCCGACGCCTCGTTCGACTTCGTCTATTCGATCAATGTCCTCCACCACATCGAGGACCCGCAGGCTCAGGCCCAGTCGTTCCTGGAAATCGTGCGGGTGCTCAAGCCCGGCGGGAAATTCTTCCTCCACGAGATCAATGTGGAGAATCCGCTCTTCCGCCTCTACATGAGCTATCTCTTCCCCGTCATCCGGGACATCGACGAGGGCACCGAGCGCTGGATCCGTCCCAGCCAGCTACCGCAGGTGGAGGGCGGAAATTGGCAGAGGGAAGTCCGCTACTTCACCTTCCTCCCCGACTTCATCCCCTCGCCCGTGCTGAAGGCCTTCGCTGGCGTCGAGCGTGCCCTCGAGCAGTCGTTCATGGCGAGCTGGAGCGCTCATTACATGGCCGTTTTGAGCCCCGACCCGCGAGAAGCAGCGTGA
- a CDS encoding glycosyltransferase family 87 protein, whose translation MNDTPTDKATPRPRGRVLAAVFFVMAAALVTAYWLLALAKPASSLRIDLQPTYLAGRLWSEGHYEAIYHPSVFVNEKTADPAWVEMARKTEQRSKLREGSFVYSPWYLMLVAPLTKVMSVERFTEFWFALNILSAVWIGWEAMAWAGRPAAWLRAIGAVLAGLTLPMIYGASLGQNVGPCLALVMLGVRFAHGGKGMQVSSGLLFTLAALFKPWAILLTPLLGLSRRWTPFVTAVSASLLLMAGSHSPLLPQATRDDYKGMNESLVNMTNVAFNNVSVRSFLERMADPKWGGGIRTWTSRTVDPQIRWEALLIAAAVAALAAWPLWKNRGDLRRVVAGGLPLVLVPLGICWTHYLVLLIPAMWMLMFGSKSIIPRVVGWGIFGVFITMPFYDPPVAFHLFERAPMADTIALQPQLWAWWYLLPLVLGIGLAFTLLLAGRGSKRPCNERSSSP comes from the coding sequence ATGAACGATACCCCTACCGACAAAGCGACGCCACGGCCACGAGGGCGGGTCCTGGCGGCGGTGTTCTTTGTCATGGCGGCCGCGCTGGTGACCGCTTACTGGCTGCTGGCCCTTGCCAAGCCGGCGTCCAGCTTGCGGATCGATTTGCAGCCGACCTATCTGGCGGGACGCCTGTGGTCGGAAGGCCACTACGAGGCGATCTATCACCCGAGCGTGTTCGTTAACGAGAAAACAGCGGATCCCGCCTGGGTGGAGATGGCGCGGAAGACGGAGCAGCGTTCAAAACTTCGGGAAGGGTCGTTTGTTTATAGCCCGTGGTATCTGATGCTCGTCGCGCCTTTGACGAAGGTGATGTCGGTCGAGCGGTTCACGGAGTTCTGGTTCGCGCTCAATATCTTGTCGGCTGTCTGGATTGGCTGGGAAGCGATGGCTTGGGCAGGCCGCCCGGCTGCCTGGCTGCGCGCGATCGGTGCTGTGCTGGCCGGGCTCACCCTGCCGATGATCTATGGCGCCTCGCTCGGTCAGAATGTCGGCCCCTGTCTGGCGCTGGTGATGCTGGGCGTTCGTTTCGCCCATGGGGGGAAGGGGATGCAAGTTTCCTCCGGGCTGCTGTTCACCTTGGCGGCGCTTTTCAAGCCGTGGGCGATCTTGCTCACCCCGCTGCTCGGGTTGTCCCGTCGCTGGACTCCGTTTGTGACCGCGGTCTCGGCGTCGCTTTTGCTGATGGCGGGGTCGCACTCGCCGCTGCTGCCGCAAGCCACCCGCGACGACTACAAGGGGATGAACGAGTCCTTGGTCAACATGACCAACGTGGCATTCAACAACGTCTCGGTGCGCTCCTTCCTCGAGCGGATGGCCGATCCGAAGTGGGGCGGAGGGATCCGTACGTGGACCTCGCGCACCGTGGACCCGCAGATTCGCTGGGAAGCGCTCCTGATCGCCGCTGCGGTGGCCGCCCTGGCAGCCTGGCCGCTTTGGAAAAACCGGGGCGACTTGCGGAGGGTGGTCGCCGGGGGATTGCCGCTGGTGCTGGTGCCGCTGGGGATTTGCTGGACGCACTATCTGGTCCTGCTGATCCCCGCGATGTGGATGCTGATGTTCGGCTCGAAGAGCATCATCCCGAGGGTCGTCGGCTGGGGGATCTTCGGCGTGTTTATCACTATGCCGTTCTATGATCCTCCGGTGGCCTTCCATCTCTTCGAGAGGGCGCCCATGGCCGACACCATCGCCCTTCAGCCGCAGCTCTGGGCGTGGTGGTATCTGCTGCCGCTGGTCCTGGGGATCGGGCTCGCCTTCACGCTGCTTCTCGCGGGTCGGGGCTCAAAACGGCCATGTAATGAGCGCTCCAGCTCGCCATGA